The DNA region GGGTTCCGTGTAAATGATCAATCTCATGCTGGAAAACAATTGCTGGATACCCTTCTAACTTAATTTCATGTTTCTCACCTGTTTCATCTTGATATGAAACGGTAATTTTATTTGCTCGGTGAACGTAGCCAGCAATGTCCTCATCAACAGACAAACATCCTTCACCAGTTGATAAGGCACATTGCTTAACTGATTGACGGATAATGACTGGATTGATAATAACGCCTTTAAACGTGTACAAATCAGATTCTGGTACTTGATCAAAATCGTCATCACTCAGTTCATCTAGGTCTTCATTTGGAATTAAAATGGCTGAAAATTGTTCAGATAGCCCCACTTGAGGCGCTGCCAAACCAACCCCAGGTCGTAACCCATATTTTTCGTTTTCTTCATCATCCTGACTAATTTCCAAATACGCCATCATATTCGTCATGGCTGTCTTTTCATCCTCAGTCAATGGAAAATTGACCTTCTTGGCTTGTGTGCGTAAAACGTCAGCCGGATCTCGAACAATATCTTTCATTAAATACATTTTATTTCTCCAGTTCCAATTGTTTCTATCTTTACAGTATACCGCAGTTTCACGTTTGAAACGGTTGATTTAATTTTTGCAAATCTCTTAAATACGCCGCAGTTTGCTCAGTTGCAACATGGGCCACATCAATATGTAACACTGGTTTGATTTGATCGAACCAGACATCGGTTACGACGATGGCCGAAAAATTATGATCAACTTGGGACAATTCATTTTGTTGGGCGTAGCGTTCAAATGCACGGTTCAGTTGTAATTTAATATCTGCTGCTTTGACTTCCTGCTCTGCTACAGGAAAAATGAATTCAAATGCCATAACATTATAACCCCAAATATTAGCCACCAGAGTTGATGAAACATGTACCGGCAATGCGACACCAAGTAGACTGCTTTCCTGCGTAATAACCGTTTTCATTGCTAGATTAATAATTTGTTGCGAGTGAATAATATTTTTTTCAGTTTCTCGTCGCCCAGCAATGCGATTAATCCGAACAGCAATTATAATCACAACTAGCAACGCAGCTAACCAAAATACGATATGCCAGCGTGCCATATTATCTACCTCCTTTTCAGGAATGTCACACATTTTCCCAATCTCGATCTACTTCCTATTATGTTTTATTTTATCAAATATAGGCCTGACTTTCACGCCACATCGTTTGACATTTATGTCCCAAATTGCCACTATAAACATTAAGAGTCAAATTAAGGAGCTAACTATGCAACGACGCGGATTAAAACTGATTATTTTTCTAATACTGATTGTTTCAATTTTTATCGTTTGGCATGTTGTCAAACGTGAACCGGTTAAACAATCAACTCCCAACACAACATCATCGACTGAAAAAAAATCAGCCTCACATCAAAAAAATAATATTCAACCAGATACACAAGCTGCACAACTCCTATTAGCCGTAAATAAAAAGCACCCATTGCCTACCGACTATAACCCATATGGTGGTAGTTCAACGAGCAACAATGCGGATGGTGCTGGTTTGCGTCCTGAAGTAAAGACCGCCAAGGATGCGTTAATTTCTGCGATGCAACAGGCAGGCTTTCATATTTCAAACCATGTCTCAGGTTTCCGTTCATACGCATATCAGAGCCAACTTTATCAAAATTACGTCTCAGCTCAGGGGCAAGCTAAAGCGGACACGTTCTCAGCTCGT from Weissella diestrammenae includes:
- a CDS encoding M15 family metallopeptidase yields the protein MQRRGLKLIIFLILIVSIFIVWHVVKREPVKQSTPNTTSSTEKKSASHQKNNIQPDTQAAQLLLAVNKKHPLPTDYNPYGGSSTSNNADGAGLRPEVKTAKDALISAMQQAGFHISNHVSGFRSYAYQSQLYQNYVSAQGQAKADTFSARPGYSEHQSGLAFDLLGNDGQLPTDDRMYAWLQEHAHKYGFIIRFPRDSSDVTGYQGEEWHVRYIGEKFATEMYNKHIKTLEAFTGVTGGNYNADSKQDIPALAEYDQKNQHALNPRP
- the def gene encoding peptide deformylase, producing the protein MYLMKDIVRDPADVLRTQAKKVNFPLTEDEKTAMTNMMAYLEISQDDEENEKYGLRPGVGLAAPQVGLSEQFSAILIPNEDLDELSDDDFDQVPESDLYTFKGVIINPVIIRQSVKQCALSTGEGCLSVDEDIAGYVHRANKITVSYQDETGEKHEIKLEGYPAIVFQHEIDHLHGTLYYDHINQNEPWQTVDNAKYIG